ACATACAAATCGCAGTCGACCAGCCGGTAATTACCCATCTTGGCGGCCGCGGCCCGCAGGGCCTGGATTTCGGCGTGGGCCGTCGGGTCGGACAACTCAATGGGTCGATTCCAGCCCTCGGCCAGCAACTGGCCGTTGTGCACGATCACCGCTCCGACAGGGACCTCGCCCGCTTCGGCCGCCCGCTCGGCAAGCGACAGCGCATGCTGCATCCAGCGCTGGTCGATCGCCTGCTGCGCGTCTGCCTCTAAAGCATCCGGCTGCTCAGCCATAGCCGCAGGGCTCGCGGCCTATTCCCACTCGATTATCAATAAGCCATTTTTATCTTTTGTATTCAACGACTTATTTTCCCGCTAATCGGTAATACCATGAAAAATACCATGCTCAGAAATTTATTAAAAATAAATCCTTTTTTTGAAAACGGGTCAATTCAAAGGCCGCGAGCCAACCAGCCTTGACCAAAATCCTACCAGCACTATAGAAATGCTCCATCCCTATTGAATATCAACAGCCTAATACTGACGTTCACAATTTTACAGTTCTCTCGACACGAGCCTTCGATGCAAACCACGCATCGCAATATTCCCTGCATCACCTGTTCTGGGAAATCTGATCGTAAAGCGCGTGACGCCGCGTTCGGAGATCACCGCGATGTTTCCTTCATGGGCCTCGACTATGGACTTGACGATAGCCAGCCCCAAGCCAGCACCTTCGCTTTGGCGTTGCCGGGAAGGATCGACCCGGTAAAACCGGTCGAAAATCCTGAGCAAATGCTCGGCT
This Abyssibacter profundi DNA region includes the following protein-coding sequences:
- the tadA gene encoding tRNA adenosine(34) deaminase TadA, whose amino-acid sequence is MAEQPDALEADAQQAIDQRWMQHALSLAERAAEAGEVPVGAVIVHNGQLLAEGWNRPIELSDPTAHAEIQALRAAAAKMGNYRLVDCDLYVTLEPCAMCAGAIITARIRRVVYGADDVRAGAAGSVFNVLPGEQLNHRCGLRAGLEADASAQMLRNFFRARRQRR